The following are encoded together in the Coturnix japonica isolate 7356 chromosome 8, Coturnix japonica 2.1, whole genome shotgun sequence genome:
- the APOBEC4 gene encoding putative C->U-editing enzyme APOBEC-4 — MNPGLKMFQEYLTNQGTVVKPYRWQTQSQICAKCPYHIRTGEEARVPYAEFLRAFGFPYRTTAQTQTHHLLFYELRSFSGTVVQKGHATSCDVQDSHPESMLFEADGYLDAVIHTYGNIGCITLYSNYSPCNEAYQCCVSKIYRFLLKHPETMLCLYFSQPYHIEDSFPTAMWNRQALHSLASLWPLVTLQPLPTGTRCHLLSNFVHSIPESICPAETLSDGQNPHQINNLRGVKTYCREATHREPAVQQNLKAFSSPHPAFQQPLRATKGSLLHPMSQSHSVLFPGSFLPSQREHLHLRPINVVRHLKMPKGLIHASRNPESSRNRQQR; from the coding sequence ATGAACCCAGGACTGAAAATGTTCCAAGAATATCTGACCAACCAGGGGACTGTGGTAAAGCCTTATCGCTGGCAGACACAAAGCCAAATCTGTGCTAAGTGTCCCTACCACATACGGACAGGTGAAGAAGCAAGAGTTCCTTACGCAGAGTTTCTTAGGGCCTTTGGATTCCCATacagaaccacagcacagacacaaaCCCACCACCTTCTCTTCTATGAACTGAGGAGCTTCTCTGGCACCGTAGTCCAAAAAGGCCACGCCACGAGCTGTGATGTGCAGGACAGCCACCCGGAATCCATGCTGTTTGAGGCTGATGGTTATCTGGATGCAGTGATACACACCTATGGAAACATTGGCTGCATCACCCTCTATTCAAATTACTCTCCTTGTAACGAGGCTTACCAGTGCTGCGTAAGTAAAATCTATAGATTCTTGCTGAAGCACCCAGAAACCATGCTCTGCCTCTACTTCTCCCAGCCTTACCACATTGAGGACAGCTTCCCCACAGCCATGTGGAACCGACaagccctgcacagcctggcCAGCTTGTGGCCATTGGTCACTCTACAACCACTGCCCACAGGGACTCGGTGCCACCTCCTCTCTAACTTCGTGCATAGCATCCCAGAGTCAATATGTCCAGCAGAAACCTTATCAGATGGACAGAATCCACATCAGATTAACAACTTAAGAGGAGTGAAGACTTACTGTAGGGAAGCAACACACAGGGAGCCTGCTGTGCAGCAAAATCTAAaggccttttcttctcctcaccCTGCCTTCCAGCAGCCTTTACGAGCAACAAAAGGCAGTTTGCTACATCCCATGTCTCAAAGCCACTCAGTGCTTTTCCCAGGCTCATTTCTGCCCTCCCAGAGGGAACATCTCCACCTCAGACCTATAAATGTTGTAAGGCACTTAAAAATGCCAAAGGGGTTAATCCATGCAAGCCGTAATCCTGAATCCAGCAGGAACCGACAGCAAAGGTGA